Below is a window of Phaenicophaeus curvirostris isolate KB17595 chromosome 15, BPBGC_Pcur_1.0, whole genome shotgun sequence DNA.
cgccggcgccgccgccgcccgagCCGGCCCCGCAGCGCCCCCCGCGGCCGGGAGGAGCCGCGGCACCGCGGGACAGGCCGCCCAGGCCCCCCCGCACAGCGCTCCTGCCCAAGagcccatccccatctcccctctttcagcttcaaaccgctccccctcaccctgtccctgccctccccctgatccagaggccctccccagctttcctgcagcccctttcagcgctggaagctgctctaaggtctccccgcagccttctcctctccaggctgaacaaccccaactcctcagcctgtcctcacagcagagctgctccagccctcggagcatctccgtgccctcctctggattcgTTCCAACcgttccatctcctccttctgctgGGGATTCCAAGAACTGGATGCACGACTCCAGGCTGGCTCTGGGCAAAGCAGAGAGGCAGGATCCCCTCTCtgaccctgctggtccctctgctctggccTCCGGGGCGGCGAGTGCCCATGGCCAGGTTGATGCAGTGATGGCAGACAACAACCTCTAATCACTTACAGAAACCCAtttacagcagcacagagaccATACCTCCAAAGTTTTACAGACCTGACCATTCAGGGAGTTTAATGGCAGCACCTTACCAACTTCTGAGTCGCTGAGAGTACAGGAATGCTTTACAGAGTCGTTTCCAGAGCACACATTTACTTTTATCAACAGCATTAACAGTCCTTAACTCAAACAGAGGTCACAGCATTACATGTGATACTGCTAGGGAAACCTAGAAATCGTGGAAAAGCAAGGGCCGAAGATCAGTCCATCAATGCAGCTTGCTCTGCTGTTCCCaagtcacatttttttaatatctgaatGAACTGAAGAATCATCTTTACGCAGTCCTTGCAGAACAATACCCAAAACGAGATCTGGTTGCTTGCACAACATTTCAACAGTAAGTACTTCAACTCCTTACTAACACCGAAACCATACAACCATTAACTACGGGTCAGTAGTCGCTTCACCTCCCTGCGACAACAGCACGGCAGCCGTTCCCTCCTTGGGCTCCTGCCGAAGCCCAGAAGCCTCACTGGCATTTGTAGTTGGCCCAAATCTTGGCACTTGTGATAAtatctggggaaaaaagcagtAAGTTACTTCCAATCAGTAAAGCAGCACATTCTCAAGCGTGAGAGAAAGCTCGCTGATCCAACACACTGTTTGGATGTTCAGTAGGTATCTACACTGTCATTTGTTTGGAGGAATCCAAATTGCCAGTTGTCAATTGCCAGTGACAAGGGAGCAGTAGTTTTGAGTGTGGGCATATCCTTAATGAAAAAGGCACCACTTGGAAGACTCCACTGGCTGATTTCTGAGCTCCACCTGCCTACCGAGCACAACCCACGCTCTGTGTCACCACAGTTCACTTGGCACATAGCTCAAAACTCTTGTTCTTCGACCTGGACAGAAGCATCCAGTGATTGTCATTAATACATATACACTCTTAAAGCACTGCCCTGCATTCCAGATGCTGTGCCTAACTAAAGCTGTGATTACAGTAGGAGAGAACTTGGACCTAAGAAACTGCAAGTCCTCTGGAAACGTgtatattcagtatttttttcagagctatTGTGCTTATGCAGTAACTTTCAAATTCAAGCAGCACCAATGACAAACAGAACTCAGAGACATCCCCTGTAAATAATGACTTTAAACTTCAGCAGAAGCGTGCCATCCAGTGGCACTGCGAGAGACTTCAGGAGAGATGAACAGAGGGGATTTTACCTCCCTGGGTGTGATGAGAGTTTTATACACAGTTCTCATGGGTGTTTCACAAACATctagggagaaaagaaaggagcttCCCCAGTGTTAGGGGTCTCGGGAGCTAAAACCAGGAACCTTTAGGCAGAAACTGATATTCTTGAAGAAAAACGCACCCTGTTACTGGAATGgctttcaggaggaaaaaatactgCATGCTAAAGAGCTCGGTTTAGCTGAGCGAGACATAAAACACAGCAATGACTGGAAGCTTCAGGCAGACATACTCACTGCAGAACTACAGCACAGGAGAATAATTCACTGAACAAGCTGCTGTTTTTTCTAGGGAGTCTCTATACCCACAGGGAAGCTCAGAGTGGTGTTCAGGGGTAACTTGAGGAGGTGCAGACATGCCCAGAGAtgcccagcagcacctcctgaCCTGATGCTCTGCCCTGTGAAATGCCCAGACTATATTCATTCCTGCACTAAAGATCTTCAGAGGAGAAATCATCAGGGCAGTTTGTTAGTGAAGAGTTGTTGCATGAGAACGCTTACCTCAGAAATTTGAGGTTTTCAGCATCTTTTACTCTTTAGCCTCATAATGTTTCCAACTATTCAGACTTAAACACCTTAAAACACTAAAACAGCCAGTTTCCGTGAGCACAGCGAAGCTGTCCTGTATTCCATTACCTTCAGGGTATCCCTCAGGAAGGCGGGGCGCTTGGCTCCTCACTGAAATTTTAGTCACTGAAGACCTCTGTCTTGGTGAAGTTCCAATAATGGAGCAGATAGGAAATCTGCTAcactgcagctggaaagaaTAACAAAATTTCATTCACGCAACTATTTCCACAGGAGAAATAATCTCCTAGCTTTCTTCTAGGGAATTCAGAGATGGCATGCAGATTTCAAGGGATGTCATGAGAAAACATTTAAGATTATTTGTGTACGCATAACGTGCCATCAGAAAGCTTTAAAGCTCAACCCTTCTCTTCAGCTGTTTGTGATACTGTAAGGCTCAAACACCAGCACACCTAAAAAGGATTTAAACTGTGCAATACAATTAGAAccttcaaaatattcttttcttctggacTTTGAGGAATAATTTCCTCTTCTGAGCTCAGAGATGTAGGAATTTAACATTTAGTTTGTTGTGCAATTTGCACTGCAGCATACATACAGCCAGAACTGGACTGTGCCATGAAGAACAGTTTGTttgggtttaaaaaaataaagtaaaaatatcagATAGACACTCACATCCAGTTTTGAAGGCCGAGCAGAACCAGGAGATTttagggttttattttcttcctcgaCTGGCCCGGTGGGACTCATCTGCTAAACACGGACAGAATTCAGTACCAGCTTCAAATCCTTTGCTGTTTATCATTAGTCTTGCAGCATTCCCCTAGTGTGCAATACTATTTATAATAACTCCATTTACAATTACCGATATTTCTTAAACCTTAAGAACTGAATTCACACATTTTTTGGTCTTACACTCTCCAAAATTAAGACAGCTAATCAGTTTACTGCCACACAGAACACACATTTTGAGTCCCCTTCACAAGTGTGGGAGAAAGCACTTCCTACCACTTCTCATATTCACTTGTAACTTGTCACAATTCAAAACTCTCACTTCACCATCACTGAGGCACAATGGGCACACTCACCTCCACAGCACTTCTCCGTTTGAATGACGGTATTTCTGCTGCCAGCCCCTCTGATTCAGCCAAGGAACTTCCTGGGGCACCAGGAACCAGACTGGATGATTGACCTTCttctaaatgcttttcttttttcttacgCTTTAATCCCATGGGCTTAGCAGTTTCATTATCAGGCTAGATGGGGTAACAGTTACATTTTCATCATAAAGTGAATTTCTACAGCCTGGTAAGCACCAACATAGAGTCCCGCTGTCATGCTTAAACTCTACACAACTGATTCAGCATGGCCAACACCATCAGTCTGGAAAACAGTGCCTTTAGGGGGCACTCATGGCTTGTTCTGCTACCCAGAGGCAGAGGTGAGCTACCCTTTTACTCTCTGCAGGCACCCCTTTTGCCGGAACCACTGCCCCTCCCAGTGGGGTCTTCCACCCATACAAGGAAGAAGTGAGCCACCTGTGTTACAACCTGGCTGATTTATTAAGGATCTTTCACCTTTCTCTTCACTCCTAATGGTGAAGAACAGCACGCACCAGCTTCTAGGTCTggacttttctttcttgcagttGCAATTTTAtggactttttttcctgtgataaaTTTGCAACAGATTAATTAACTTTAAGACAATGACCACAGCTACTCTCCAACCATGTCTTATAGGATGGCTTTCAAAGAGGAACCATCCTAGAGTCATCCATGTAAACACACTTCCTCCCTTCAACAGAATCctcacctccctctccccactAAAAGGGCTGTTTCACTGCTCTCCCCTTTCCTTGAGGGAGCAAGGAGAAACCTGGTTCTGatattttgccatcatttaAGTTTGGCTAGAAAATGCTGTTGTCTCACAGCAGGTACAGCTGCTCCAGGTCATATTTTACCTGCCAGAGTAGTTGAAGCACTTAATTGTGAAGAACTGTAACTGGGTTTTGATGCTTTCTTTctaggagaggagaggaaaaaaaaaaactgaacaacTCTACTGCATGAATGTTACTATTCAAAAAACGCAGCATCTAAGGAAATCATGGGAAAATACAGACTGAGTGAAAAGAGGTaaagcttatttaaaaaaagattgttACTGAGTTCTTCCATAACACTTTACAGTTACTTGATAGTTTATCAAGTCACACACCTTATTCTGAAGATTTGGTAGTTTAAAACCTACAGAAGACATTCAGCAAAGCACTTGGCACCAAAGCACACTGGAACAGACCATGCTAAGGATAATGCAGGGAGAGATTAGGTTCATCCATTTCAAAATTAGCTAGGACACCAGTAGCTGAAACTCAGGAGTGTTTGAGAGATCAGAACCTCACTCATACAGCCCTCTCTTTCAAACATCatccaaaagagaaaaacctgAGCATTTAGGTACACCAGAGTCTGCCTGGCTGATTACCTTACAGGGTATTGGACTTGAAAATCCTCCCGTACAGGctctgaaacacaaaaaagCTATGCTTCAGAAGCTAAAGCAGAGCAGCCCAGAAAACATTTTAGTGCGTGCTAGattataaagcaaaatattagaAGCAAACCCAGACCACTAAGAAGAAGCTGTTCCCAATTATGCAGATGTGCTTTAAATGAAATGATCATTCCATCATTTACACAGGTTCCACCCACCAGGGTGAAATTGTTGCAGAGAATTACCTGGTATTGCTGAAAGATTCAAGGCTTGCGGCATCCTATCTATGCTCACTGCATTGCTGGGGTCCAGGAAAGTAGAGTTCTTGTACTTGCCAGAGTCCTCAGCGTAAACAATGCTTACTTTGGAATATACAAGCACGAGCTGCTTATACTGAAATCCATgaaattattattacatttgTAATCAAACTGAAAGCTAGCACACAAGCAAGACAAGCACAATGAAAGAATTGTCTTGGCtcaaacagctgcagaaaagcttGGAAGGAATTTGACTCAACGCAGATTTGTAGGGAATCCCCAAGAAACAGCTTGGGACAATGTTTATTTTATAGTCTGATGCAAATTCCACCAGGATCCGATCCACACTGGACTGGGGATCAGATATACAGGCCCCTTGTTACATACAGGTGGGCTTATAGCAAAGGTCTGACCTTGTGAGTCACACTAAGAGAGGCCACTGGCCTTTCTGTTGTAGAAAATCACATCCCCCCCCGTTTTCTACATCAAGCAAAACTCAAAAACCAGAAGTATCACCTTGATCATCATCATCTCTGAATGTTTCAGGGGACAGGCAACTACTTGGACTGTCAATGACACCTGTGCTATGATCTATAATTGAATCTAAACACTGCAGAACATAGGTTGAAACACCCGTCGGGAGAGTCACATCAGAACCTAGaggaagagacaaaaaaaggTGGCTACCAAACAAAGAGCATCATCTGGCTTCagccaaagaaacaaacaaaccaaaggcATCACAAAGCCTAGTTTACACTGCCATAAGCTAGTAAGCTAGCAGAAGAGACCTACCCCGCCCAAGGCTCACTAGAACCACCTGAAGAATTTAGCCTCCTGATAGTTAATGCTCAGAcacttttgttttcagaaggaCAAAGGGCTAAGGcataagcttttaaaaatgcagctttgagTAAAGGAAAGAACTCATGTCAACGTCTAGTTCTGTCAATGATAAAACTAAGTCCACATGGTTTTTAACAGCCCAGGCTCCAGATTCCCTTGTAGatctcctgtcccacctgtgcTGCCTACAGCCAATTCACCAGAACCCTGCCAGGTGCTGGACTAAGAGGCAGAAGTCCAGCCAAACCTTCCACTTTCTAACATCATGCAGCCAGAAGCAGTACAAGCACAGCACACCAGTACgtttagagaaataaaattgaaattatatCATTAATTCTCCATTTAGTTTTAGGCAGatataaaaacataattaataaCATAAAGCATCGCCATTATACTCACTTGAAGTCGCTTCAGTGTCTTGTAATCTGTCCTGGATTTCAGAGAAGTTTATTACAGATTCCTAAAATTAAATGACCCATAGAAACATCCTGAGAAATCCGGATGCAGATaaagaaatgcaattaaatgtatttctatGTTAGCAAATGCTCAAATGCATAGTCTGGTACTTTGCTGCTTAACCTTGCTATTTACAGTGTCATTTGGATCCGGGTTTTTTCAGGCACCGTTAACAAGtctgtttagtgtttgacaggcatgattggactcaatgatccggtgggtcttctccaacctggtgattctatgattccatataGTTCTCATTCCTGAGGAACACCCAATCATTTGATCCTACAGCCTCTGATGGAGGAGACTCACAGTGAAAGCACTGACACAGCTGAAGTTCTGCCTAGGACAACAGTGGAGCAATGAATTTCCCTGCCTTTAGATTTGTTTTGCTTAGAGGCCAAATTCACATTGCTCCCTATCAGAATACCAGGCTACTTCTATAAATCCAAACAACCATGTTGCATACTGGGTATATTCTGGGAAATGAAGCACTTGCAGGAGACGTAAATAATGGATGCACTCTAGAtgagttttaaagaaaacttcttttaCACCAACGTCACATCAGCCCTTGGCAGTAACAGATTTCAGCCCAAACACACCTGGAAATCTATTTTCTTGCCCCTGCAGCATTAACTGCCCTGTAACACTTCAGCTCATCTGTCTCAGAACACTCTGCTCAGCTGTGCTACCAGGAGGAAGAACACAACAGGGATTTGCCAAAGGTCTCGGTCTGCCCTAGAAGCAAGCACTCTTCTGGAATCACACTCTTAATAACCATCTTCCACACAAGAGAACTGCTATGCCCTTTCCTCATTAAGGATAATTAGTATTCATGTTTTCCCATGCTACCAATAGCTCCAACAGCTTTTATTCTGGCCAAAGACATGGGAAAATGTCACCAAAACACAGGACCGAGCTCAGCCTGagaaacatgcacacacacaactCGCAGGAAATTCTGCTGCATTAGAGAGAGAATTTCACGCATCACATTTTACTTATCCCTCAAATTACTAGTAGGTGAAGAGCAAGGCAGCATTCTCACCTGCTGCAGTTCGCTGCTCCcttctattttctcttcctttatttccAAGTCCAGTGCTTCCGGAACCTTCCCTTGGTGGCTGCAGCTGAAGAACAGAGCTGAACTCGTACCGAGAGCCGCCCTGCTCCAGAGGGAGGTGACAAAAACTACAAAATGGTGTGAGGTGCCAACACATACAGACACTGGCCTACTGAGAACTCAGGCCGCAGAGCTCCGAGAGACTCTCAGCAGGCAGAACAATAGAAACGATTTTGCTACCGTTAGTGAGGGTGTATTTGAGAGAGTTCTCACAGACCTTTCCGGGGATGAAGGGTTTGCTTTGGCAACAAGACCTTCTTCAATTTTGGGTAGGGTTTTCCCACTGGACTTGCCCTGTAGGCCTAGGGAAGGGCAAGTATTTAGTTCAATAACTCACTTTTAATATTAGACCTTGAGcccatcccttccccacagCGCTGCCAGTCCCACACCgaaccacatccctcagcaacACATCCTCATGGCCGTGAATCCCACAGGGATGAGAGCTCCCCCTCCACCCACTCCCAGCACCCCACAGCCCGTTCCCACAGGGACTCTTCCCAATATCCAGCTGGACCCTGTCCCGGCCTGAGCCGTCCTGCCTCACCCACCACCCAGCGCCTGCGCCCAGCAGTGCCAGCCCCTGCTCCagaaggggggaagaggggaaggagggaagcgGGAGcgaaaagaggggaaggagggaagcgGGAGcgaaaagaggggaaggagggaagcgGGAGcgaaaagaggggaaggagggaagcgGGGGcgaaaagaggggaaggagggaagcgGGGGcgaaaagaggggaaggagggaagcgGGGGcgaaaagaggggaaggagggaagcgGGGGcgaaaagaggggaaggagggaagcgGGGGcgaaaagaggggaaggaggagaggtgAGAAGGAAGatgacagattaaaaaaagggggggaaggcaAGGAAGACGACGgattaaaaaaagggggaaaaaggcaaCGGAGACGACAgataaaaaaaagggggaaaaggcaaGGAAGCCGACGGGTAAAAAAGGGGGACAAGGCAAGGAAGCCGACGGACAAGGCAAGGGGGACAAGGCAAGGGGGACAAGGCAAgggggaaaaatgaggaaaaaagaggggCGAGGCGGCAGGGGCAGGAGGCGAGAGCAGCCCGGACCGAAGcgcagccgccgccgcgggACCCGGGGCCGCGGGGTGTggggccgccccccgccccgcccgcgcGCTGGCGCCATCTCGCTCCCGCGCCCCGCGCGCCCCCCGCCCTTAGCCCGGCCCGCGCGTCACGTGGCGGGTCACGTGCGGGCGGCCTCGGCGCCACGTGCGGGCGGTTCCCGCTCCCCGCCggccggggccgccccgcccGCAGCCCCGAGGGCGCCCTTGGCGGCGTCCGAGCTGCTCCTGCCCCGGGCGGCTGGGGCCGCTCCCTCTCGGCCCGTCACCTGGGAGCACAGCCCGGCGCCCGCCTCcccacgacctcctttcaggagctgcagagccatgaggtctcccctcagcctcctccaggctaaacaccccccgGTCCGTCAGCCGCTCCCACagcccctgttctccagacccttcccagctccgtgCCCTTCTCCAGAAACACTCCAGCTCCTCGATGTCTTTCATGGAGtaaggggtccaaaactgaccccaggattcgaggtgtgacCCCAAGCACAGAATCCACAGGAAcgatcccatccctgcccccgCTGGCCCCACCGTGGCTGATCCAGGCCTGGGTGCTGCTGGATCTTCTCGGCCACCTTTCCAGCCGCTCtgccccaagcctggagctgctcagggttgttgtgacccaagggACCAGAGAAGAGcgaggaagctggtgaaggggctggagaacaagtctgaggaggagcagctgagagagctgggggtgttcagcctggagaagaggaggctgaggggagacctcattgctctctccaactccctgaaaggaggttgtggagaggagggagctgggctcttctcccaagggacaggggacaggatgagagggaatggcctcaagctccgccaggggagggtcaggctggacatcaggaaaaaaaattcacagaaagggtcattggtccctgtctgaggctgcccagggaggggggttagtcaccttccctggaggggttcaggggatgggtggatgaggtgctgagggacacaggttagtgattgatgggaatggttggactggatgatccagtgggtcctttccagcctagtgattctgtgattctatgaagggcaggacccagcactgagtctACATACCTGGCCCGAGGAGTTCCACGCTACAGATGTCTCTCTGGGCCTCTGTAAATCCTCTGACACAATCCTCCCCACCATTGTTCTCTCTAAatgggagagagatggatttgaagGTGGGCTGCTTGGTGGATGCTTCATTAACACGGAAAATTGAGAGAATCCTGGA
It encodes the following:
- the LOC138727237 gene encoding serine/arginine repetitive matrix protein 3-like, which encodes MPQALNLSAIPEPVREDFQVQYPVRKKASKPSYSSSQLSASTTLAGKKVHKIATARKKSPDLEAGACCSSPLGVKRKPDNETAKPMGLKRKKKEKHLEEGQSSSLVPGAPGSSLAESEGLAAEIPSFKRRSAVEQMSPTGPVEEENKTLKSPGSARPSKLDERCAGGPGRPVPRCRGSSRPRGALRGRLGRRRRRRVSAERAGGGSGGRGAGREGPRSGRSPTRPPRRAATPPAGSRSRAGGRQRPQGRGSPGRASPPAP